From Pseudobdellovibrio exovorus JSS, a single genomic window includes:
- the lptF gene encoding LPS export ABC transporter permease LptF: MFKNRRVFAYILSEIVPSFLLGVFIFICVLLMFQALRLTEFLLIHGIKWTTMVRIMGYMSISFLPLLLPMSLLFAVLLTYNRFSQDSEIIAFKSSGVNPWSIAMPAIAFSLFVTLVSSQTSFYLAPWGNRQFEVLINRLGNTKAAASIKEGTFSEGFFDLVVYSNKVNSQTGVLNDLFIYDEKNPNAPLTIVAAEGQIIPDTTHPGHSVLLRLFNGQIHRKGESHTVINFNTYDVLLNDPIRLEEKKKSPSSLNLEELLTLRKSNEDITPEMRKDYDIEYHKRSALSAACFVFGILGLAFGIVTNRRSGKSSGFILSVGFIILYWVVYLSFESLVRSNQIPTGIGLWLPNILFTLFGLYHLKKVWD; the protein is encoded by the coding sequence ATGTTCAAAAATAGACGCGTATTTGCTTATATACTTTCAGAAATAGTTCCCAGCTTCTTGCTAGGTGTTTTTATCTTCATCTGCGTTCTATTAATGTTTCAAGCTCTGCGCCTGACTGAATTTCTACTCATACACGGAATTAAGTGGACCACTATGGTGCGCATCATGGGCTATATGAGTATCTCGTTCCTACCGCTGCTCTTACCGATGAGTCTGCTATTTGCAGTGCTCTTAACTTACAATCGATTTTCGCAAGACTCTGAGATCATCGCCTTCAAATCTTCTGGGGTTAATCCATGGTCTATTGCCATGCCGGCCATTGCCTTTTCTCTTTTTGTAACTTTAGTTTCATCACAGACATCGTTCTATCTGGCTCCATGGGGAAATAGACAGTTTGAAGTCCTTATCAACCGCTTAGGCAATACCAAGGCGGCTGCCTCTATCAAAGAAGGTACATTTTCAGAGGGCTTCTTTGATCTGGTTGTTTACTCAAATAAAGTAAATTCGCAGACGGGAGTTTTGAACGATTTATTTATCTACGACGAAAAAAATCCCAATGCACCTTTGACTATTGTTGCAGCTGAAGGACAAATTATCCCAGACACCACTCATCCGGGGCACTCTGTTTTGCTAAGACTCTTTAACGGGCAAATACATCGTAAAGGCGAATCCCACACTGTCATTAACTTCAATACTTACGATGTCCTGTTGAATGATCCTATCCGTTTAGAGGAAAAAAAGAAGTCTCCGTCATCTCTTAATCTAGAAGAGCTTCTGACACTTAGAAAAAGTAACGAGGATATTACTCCTGAAATGCGCAAAGACTATGACATTGAATACCACAAGCGTTCGGCTCTATCTGCCGCCTGCTTTGTTTTTGGCATACTGGGGCTAGCATTTGGTATCGTCACCAATCGTCGTAGTGGTAAATCCTCAGGCTTTATTCTGTCTGTAGGCTTTATCATCCTGTACTGGGTGGTTTACCTCAGCTTTGAGTCTTTAGTACGTTCTAATCAAATTCCAACGGGAATTGGACTATGGCTGCCGAACATTCTGTTCACCCTATTTGGGCTATATCATTTGAAAAAAGTCTGGGACTAG
- a CDS encoding chemotaxis protein CheY, which yields MDRVLLIVDDIQYCRHLEMTLRKVGFEIESMNSEFNLNETVLTFNPDYIICRGNSNRLSALNIAKKLKESNTRQSAKVILVFPEDFNIPAEDLIKLKMDILLFEPISTLRITISLFSLTGGDVEFAKDKLLKFAITDSQFRNYEQQLLMSAGVTLDSEIEAISEMRQFSLGKEEEPIQTEPPQVTPQIDEEFVYVTGKAGVVPEESQLIRTAEQDKLNEEITNVSGGLAAKIDSYNQAINNLDQDLRHGLKKRQTKTIGNQLHKDLIAEGKADKDSIEELDAERKRFANALFKK from the coding sequence ATGGACAGAGTTTTGCTGATTGTAGATGATATTCAGTATTGTCGACATCTTGAAATGACCCTTCGTAAGGTCGGATTTGAGATCGAGTCGATGAATAGTGAGTTCAATTTGAACGAAACTGTCCTGACTTTTAATCCTGACTATATTATTTGCAGAGGGAACAGTAATCGCTTATCTGCCCTCAATATTGCTAAAAAGCTAAAAGAGTCTAACACCAGACAGTCAGCAAAGGTCATTCTGGTCTTTCCAGAGGATTTCAACATCCCAGCAGAGGATCTGATTAAGCTGAAAATGGATATTCTTTTATTTGAGCCGATCAGTACTTTACGCATAACCATAAGCCTTTTCTCGTTAACAGGTGGAGACGTGGAGTTTGCAAAAGATAAGCTGCTTAAGTTTGCGATCACCGATAGCCAATTTCGTAATTACGAGCAGCAGCTCTTGATGTCTGCGGGAGTTACGCTGGATTCTGAAATCGAAGCCATTTCAGAAATGCGTCAATTTTCTCTGGGTAAGGAAGAGGAGCCTATTCAAACAGAGCCGCCGCAGGTAACGCCTCAAATTGATGAAGAATTTGTTTATGTCACAGGTAAGGCCGGTGTTGTCCCAGAAGAGTCTCAGTTGATTAGAACGGCAGAGCAAGACAAGCTAAATGAAGAAATCACAAATGTTTCAGGTGGGTTAGCGGCAAAAATTGATTCTTATAATCAGGCGATAAATAATCTTGATCAAGACTTGAGACATGGACTGAAAAAAAGGCAAACTAAGACGATCGGTAATCAGTTGCATAAAGACTTAATTGCTGAAGGAAAAGCTGATAAAGATTCTATAGAAGAATTGGATGCCGAAAGAAAACGATTCGCAAATGCTTTATTTAAAAAATAG
- the trxA gene encoding thioredoxin: MAQNTQPVTDATFQNDVMNSSTPVLVDFWAEWCGPCRALAPKLEEIASEMAGQVKIVKMNVDENPQTPGQFGIRGIPAMLLFKDGKQVGELVGNHPKENITQFLKTHA; encoded by the coding sequence ATGGCACAAAACACACAACCAGTAACAGATGCAACTTTCCAAAATGATGTAATGAACTCTTCGACTCCGGTCCTTGTCGATTTCTGGGCTGAATGGTGTGGACCTTGCCGTGCTTTAGCTCCAAAACTTGAAGAGATCGCATCTGAAATGGCAGGTCAGGTTAAAATCGTGAAAATGAACGTAGATGAAAACCCACAAACTCCGGGCCAATTCGGCATCCGCGGTATTCCTGCGATGTTGTTATTCAAAGATGGAAAACAGGTGGGTGAGTTAGTTGGAAATCATCCAAAAGAAAACATCACGCAATTCTTAAAAACACACGCGTAG
- the rodA gene encoding rod shape-determining protein RodA: protein MGLRGLHVNERNFLSRIDIRLILLIFCLNVIGLFNLYSATHGPNSVSVESLFIQQIVWLVGGWTIFFILTFFDYLWINRLIWLMYAVNIAALIYTDVKGKVVLGGQRWIDLHFFRYQPSETMKLCLILVLAKILVHYNSQGKGMGLREIAFPAFLILLPFGLTVKQPDLGTAMTLMFIGGTMLFFVKIRKSILVSIFMAAIIALPLAWNYGLKEYQKNRVITFISPDLDPQGKGYNSIQSKIAVGSGKFLGKGFRMGTQSQLEFLPERHTDFIFAVLSEEWGFIGSFLVLITFAFLFKICFEIAHQARDKFGALITVGVTAYIFWHMFVNIGMVIGLLPIVGVPLPLLSYGGSGMLTTMTGLGLVSSVAYRRYLF from the coding sequence ATGGGTCTACGTGGTCTTCATGTAAATGAAAGAAATTTTCTAAGCAGAATTGATATTCGCCTTATACTTCTTATCTTCTGTTTAAACGTTATCGGATTGTTTAATTTATATAGTGCCACACACGGACCTAACTCAGTCAGTGTGGAGTCTCTTTTTATCCAACAGATTGTATGGCTTGTTGGAGGCTGGACAATTTTCTTTATCCTCACCTTCTTTGACTACCTATGGATCAATCGCCTAATTTGGCTGATGTACGCGGTTAATATCGCTGCCCTGATCTATACTGACGTTAAAGGTAAAGTTGTCTTGGGTGGTCAGCGCTGGATTGATCTTCACTTCTTCCGTTATCAACCTTCTGAAACGATGAAGCTCTGTCTGATTCTGGTCTTGGCTAAGATTCTTGTTCATTACAACTCTCAAGGAAAAGGTATGGGACTTCGAGAAATCGCATTCCCCGCTTTCTTGATTCTTTTGCCATTTGGTTTAACTGTGAAACAGCCCGATCTAGGAACCGCCATGACCTTGATGTTCATTGGGGGAACGATGCTTTTCTTTGTTAAAATTCGCAAGAGCATCTTGGTTTCCATCTTTATGGCGGCCATCATTGCTTTACCTCTGGCATGGAACTACGGCCTGAAAGAGTATCAAAAGAATCGTGTGATCACGTTCATTTCACCGGATCTAGATCCTCAAGGAAAAGGTTATAACTCTATTCAATCTAAAATTGCTGTGGGATCAGGAAAGTTTCTAGGTAAAGGGTTCCGTATGGGAACTCAATCTCAGTTAGAGTTTTTACCTGAACGCCACACAGACTTTATCTTTGCCGTTCTATCCGAAGAATGGGGATTTATTGGAAGCTTCCTCGTTCTGATAACCTTCGCCTTCCTATTTAAAATATGTTTCGAGATTGCCCATCAAGCGAGGGATAAGTTTGGCGCCCTCATTACCGTGGGGGTCACAGCTTATATCTTTTGGCATATGTTCGTTAATATCGGCATGGTGATCGGTTTATTACCTATTGTCGGCGTTCCTTTACCTCTACTCAGTTATGGAGGCTCCGGAATGCTGACCACGATGACAGGCTTGGGACTTGTTTCGAGTGTGGCCTATAGACGTTATCTTTTCTAA
- the mrdA gene encoding penicillin-binding protein 2: MSEYISNPDEAKEFQSRYRTMGIFVVAILLIYMMWLAWLQIFQGNRLRQFSENNRIKQNKISAPRGLILDRDGKALVENLPGFEVIISPQYVENLKELAGVVGPILDIEPEKIIERFKRNRRINGPFATIRLKDNLSREEVFRLKRIRLDTPGLEIRESIIRHYPLRENGAQLFGYVGEISRNEISKLNEKYKGSLFFEQGDIVGKSGLEENLEEKIRGQDGVSFIQVDAHGRKTITEIPNIYGQQIIDLDPVHGNSAYLTIDRDIQEAAYKSFTDLKRIGALVAMRSNGEILAWLNSPSFDPNYFATEIPARVWNKLTSDPFKPLRNKVIQDHFWPGSTFKPLVALAALQEKVITDKTVIFAPGRMYFGNRWYHNHNKNGEGHINVYDAIERSSNVFFYQLGIKLGVDKMYNYISLLGLGSRTQIEMEREAAGRLPSSAWKKSIRGEDWQPGENLTMAIGQGYVTVTPLQLAIAYNTIATDGKVVKPFIIKKVVDHDGNVLVENSPEILRDVTLQQPNGYKIDRETFDVVKEGMRRVANGTRGTARSLKIPGVQMAGKTGTAQVMSFSADQIYKSCESRPIHMRHHGWYVAWAPWDKPEVIVAVLAQHSCHGNPGAAPIVRDVIEAYFQKYHPDVIANALKKGDKRVHVPTESSGD; the protein is encoded by the coding sequence ATGAGTGAATATATCAGTAATCCCGATGAGGCAAAGGAGTTCCAGAGTCGCTATCGCACTATGGGTATCTTTGTTGTAGCTATCCTTCTGATCTATATGATGTGGTTAGCATGGCTTCAAATTTTCCAAGGGAATCGTCTTAGACAGTTCTCGGAAAATAATCGTATCAAACAGAATAAAATCTCGGCTCCGCGAGGTTTGATTTTAGATCGTGACGGAAAAGCTCTTGTCGAAAACCTACCCGGTTTCGAAGTGATTATTTCACCTCAATACGTAGAAAATCTAAAAGAACTTGCTGGCGTAGTCGGTCCTATTTTAGATATTGAACCTGAAAAAATTATCGAACGCTTTAAACGTAACAGACGTATCAATGGTCCGTTTGCAACCATCCGTTTAAAAGATAACTTATCACGTGAAGAGGTTTTCAGATTAAAACGTATCCGCCTAGATACACCGGGCCTTGAGATTCGTGAATCTATTATCCGCCATTACCCTTTACGTGAAAATGGAGCACAGCTTTTTGGTTACGTGGGTGAGATCTCACGCAATGAAATTTCCAAACTCAACGAAAAGTACAAAGGCTCTTTGTTTTTTGAACAAGGTGATATCGTCGGTAAAAGCGGTCTTGAGGAAAATCTTGAAGAAAAAATCCGCGGACAAGATGGCGTCAGCTTTATCCAAGTCGATGCTCACGGCAGAAAAACAATTACTGAAATCCCTAATATTTATGGTCAGCAAATCATCGATTTAGATCCTGTACACGGAAATAGTGCCTACTTGACGATTGATCGCGACATTCAAGAAGCCGCTTACAAATCATTCACTGATTTGAAACGTATCGGGGCTCTTGTGGCCATGAGATCTAACGGAGAAATCCTTGCGTGGCTTAACTCACCTTCTTTTGACCCTAACTACTTCGCAACAGAGATTCCTGCGCGTGTTTGGAATAAATTGACCAGTGATCCTTTCAAACCACTACGCAACAAAGTTATCCAAGATCACTTCTGGCCCGGCTCTACATTTAAACCCCTAGTGGCACTGGCTGCGCTTCAAGAAAAAGTCATTACAGATAAAACCGTCATATTTGCTCCGGGTCGTATGTACTTTGGTAATCGCTGGTACCATAATCATAATAAAAATGGTGAAGGCCACATCAATGTCTATGATGCAATTGAAAGAAGTAGTAACGTTTTCTTCTATCAGCTTGGTATTAAATTGGGCGTTGATAAAATGTATAACTACATCAGCTTGCTTGGATTAGGTTCCCGCACGCAAATCGAAATGGAACGCGAAGCCGCGGGCCGCCTTCCTAGCTCTGCATGGAAAAAATCAATTCGGGGTGAAGACTGGCAACCTGGTGAAAACCTAACCATGGCGATTGGACAGGGTTATGTGACAGTGACTCCTCTACAGTTAGCTATTGCTTACAACACGATTGCGACGGACGGAAAAGTTGTAAAACCTTTCATTATCAAAAAAGTTGTGGACCATGATGGGAATGTCCTTGTCGAAAATTCGCCAGAGATCTTGCGTGATGTGACTCTACAGCAGCCGAATGGATACAAAATTGATCGTGAAACCTTTGATGTGGTTAAAGAAGGTATGCGCCGTGTGGCGAATGGTACCCGTGGAACAGCAAGAAGTTTGAAAATTCCTGGTGTGCAAATGGCAGGAAAAACAGGAACAGCTCAGGTTATGAGTTTCTCGGCCGATCAAATTTATAAAAGCTGTGAAAGCCGCCCCATTCATATGCGCCATCATGGTTGGTACGTCGCATGGGCTCCATGGGACAAACCAGAAGTTATTGTTGCCGTACTTGCTCAGCATAGCTGTCATGGTAATCCAGGTGCCGCCCCAATCGTTCGTGATGTGATTGAAGCTTATTTTCAAAAGTACCATCCTGATGTGATCGCCAATGCCCTGAAAAAAGGCGACAAACGCGTTCATGTTCCAACAGAAAGTAGCGGGGACTAA
- the mreC gene encoding rod shape-determining protein MreC: protein MNFLNFNFKKALILLAIISLPLISINMEQKTIQDSWFSQPFTFLAQSVQSLFFNLSEGVRATTAEYINIINVKTDNQSLKKENDELKARLNLFTENQNELERLRTLLDFQNNTKMELIPAQVIGRNLVTDHNTITINKGTDHGLKAGQAVLTVSGAVGHIFQPSSRTAHVMLITDRYSVVDALIQRTRAHGLIEGKTKDTCILQYVERTEDVKDGDLIVTGGLDNIFPKGFPLGVITNVERKTKNTSLQIEVKPVVDSNKVEEVFIVKSAALENFLKDDQKASAAIVAPVESRTTNE, encoded by the coding sequence TTGAATTTTTTAAACTTTAATTTCAAAAAAGCATTGATTCTGCTGGCCATTATCTCGTTGCCATTGATTTCCATCAACATGGAGCAAAAGACAATTCAGGATAGCTGGTTTTCACAGCCCTTCACCTTTTTGGCTCAGAGCGTACAAAGTCTATTTTTCAATTTGAGTGAGGGCGTACGTGCGACAACTGCCGAATACATCAACATCATCAATGTTAAGACGGATAATCAATCTTTGAAGAAGGAAAATGACGAGTTAAAAGCCCGCCTTAACCTTTTCACAGAAAACCAAAATGAGCTGGAAAGATTACGCACTCTTCTTGATTTTCAAAACAATACAAAGATGGAGCTTATCCCGGCTCAGGTGATAGGGCGAAACTTAGTCACTGACCACAATACAATCACCATCAATAAAGGGACTGACCATGGCTTAAAAGCCGGACAGGCTGTGTTGACAGTTTCTGGGGCTGTGGGTCACATTTTCCAACCATCTTCAAGAACTGCTCACGTCATGCTCATCACCGACCGCTATTCTGTAGTGGATGCCTTGATTCAAAGAACTCGCGCCCATGGCCTTATTGAAGGCAAAACTAAAGACACTTGTATTTTACAATACGTAGAGCGCACAGAAGACGTTAAAGATGGTGACCTTATTGTTACGGGTGGACTAGATAACATCTTCCCTAAAGGCTTCCCATTAGGTGTCATCACCAATGTTGAACGCAAAACAAAAAATACATCCTTGCAAATTGAAGTGAAGCCCGTTGTGGACTCGAACAAAGTGGAAGAAGTCTTCATTGTAAAATCAGCAGCGCTTGAAAACTTTTTAAAAGATGACCAAAAAGCAAGTGCCGCAATCGTAGCTCCAGTAGAAAGTAGAACGACAAATGAGTAA
- a CDS encoding peptidylprolyl isomerase: MKNSHQMSVSAKIKKGLSDKGVTVRSVVAVLIFGMIVLVFILSGRHQGGSMSMGAAAEVNGELISIKEFQEEEERLAQYYSQLFGGQLDSDMQRTMLRGEVMNTLVSKSLAAQAAEKSGIYATDAEVRYMIVEELPYFKTDGVFQADTYRAVLQSNRLTTSEFEGRIRQDIKNQRSRQLFESSLTVSELQKEIEKELRSSKINLEYAQLSSVEYAKAHPVTDAELQKALATEDFLKKVEENYKVNESSYETPAQVRASHILIAMAGNEAAALEKAKQALKRLEKESFEKVAAQVSEDPGSKVKNGDLGYFSKGQMVKEFEDAAFSLPVGKLSDIVKTQFGFHIIKVTDKKEARKDSFESVKNALARKLLADERYLTFVKGVEAELAAGRPEVAVAQLSQAKVAWKETGLFDIGAEVAPGMNSAQAIKLGLELSSQQPVAKRLIREGDVQFLVKLKGNKFVNTELKPEEESVLERQKAMEAYAGWVDAFRKTAKVETNSFLINPPQ, from the coding sequence ATGAAAAACAGTCATCAAATGTCTGTCAGTGCAAAGATTAAAAAAGGCTTAAGTGACAAAGGTGTCACTGTAAGAAGTGTTGTTGCGGTTCTAATTTTCGGGATGATCGTTCTTGTCTTTATCCTATCTGGACGTCACCAAGGTGGCAGTATGTCTATGGGAGCAGCTGCGGAAGTAAACGGAGAGCTTATTTCTATTAAAGAATTCCAAGAAGAGGAAGAGCGCCTTGCGCAGTACTACTCTCAGCTTTTTGGTGGCCAGTTGGATTCAGACATGCAAAGAACTATGCTACGTGGTGAAGTCATGAACACCTTAGTCAGCAAGTCATTGGCAGCTCAAGCTGCTGAAAAGTCTGGCATTTACGCAACTGATGCTGAAGTTCGCTACATGATCGTTGAGGAATTACCATATTTCAAAACAGATGGGGTTTTTCAAGCGGACACGTATCGTGCGGTATTGCAGTCAAATCGTCTAACGACATCTGAATTTGAAGGCAGAATAAGACAAGATATCAAAAATCAAAGATCAAGACAGTTATTTGAATCGTCTTTGACGGTCTCTGAACTGCAAAAAGAGATTGAAAAAGAATTAAGATCTTCAAAAATTAATTTGGAATATGCTCAATTAAGTTCAGTTGAGTACGCAAAAGCTCATCCAGTGACAGACGCTGAATTGCAAAAAGCACTGGCAACTGAAGACTTCCTTAAAAAAGTGGAAGAAAACTACAAAGTGAACGAAAGCAGCTATGAAACGCCAGCACAGGTAAGAGCGTCTCACATCCTCATTGCGATGGCTGGTAATGAAGCTGCGGCTTTAGAAAAAGCGAAGCAAGCTTTGAAGCGTCTTGAAAAAGAAAGTTTTGAAAAAGTAGCAGCACAAGTCAGTGAAGATCCAGGTTCAAAAGTGAAAAACGGTGACTTGGGATATTTCTCTAAAGGTCAGATGGTAAAAGAGTTTGAAGATGCAGCTTTTTCACTTCCTGTTGGAAAATTGTCTGACATCGTTAAAACTCAATTCGGTTTCCATATCATCAAAGTGACAGACAAAAAAGAAGCGCGTAAAGACTCTTTTGAATCTGTGAAAAACGCATTGGCTCGTAAGCTTTTGGCTGATGAAAGATATCTTACTTTTGTAAAAGGTGTTGAAGCTGAATTAGCTGCTGGTCGTCCAGAAGTAGCTGTGGCTCAGTTATCACAGGCAAAAGTAGCATGGAAAGAGACTGGTCTGTTTGATATTGGTGCGGAAGTAGCTCCAGGTATGAACTCAGCTCAGGCGATCAAATTGGGGTTAGAGCTATCTTCACAACAGCCAGTGGCGAAGCGCCTTATTCGTGAGGGTGATGTTCAGTTCCTTGTGAAATTAAAAGGGAATAAGTTTGTGAATACAGAATTAAAGCCTGAAGAAGAAAGCGTCTTGGAAAGACAAAAAGCCATGGAAGCGTATGCTGGATGGGTGGATGCTTTCCGTAAAACAGCTAAGGTTGAAACGAATTCATTCTTAATTAATCCGCCTCAATAA
- the cdd gene encoding cytidine deaminase has protein sequence MNSLKDKLKTLAKEALLFSHSPYSQKRIGSSILLTNGKYYSGCNIENASYGGTVCAERVAIFKAFSENKVSETKIEAVFVASDEKEPWPPCGFCRQVIAEFGSPETDVTLVNLDGSEKNYKFKDLFPEAFNADHLLKK, from the coding sequence ATGAATTCTTTAAAAGACAAACTTAAAACTCTGGCAAAAGAAGCCCTACTCTTTTCACACTCACCTTACTCTCAAAAAAGAATCGGCTCTAGCATCCTACTGACAAATGGTAAGTATTACTCTGGCTGTAATATCGAAAATGCTTCTTACGGAGGAACTGTTTGCGCTGAACGAGTCGCTATCTTCAAAGCCTTCAGCGAAAACAAAGTCTCTGAAACTAAAATCGAAGCTGTTTTTGTTGCCAGCGATGAAAAAGAGCCATGGCCACCATGTGGTTTCTGCCGTCAAGTGATCGCCGAGTTCGGTTCACCCGAAACAGATGTGACATTGGTTAACTTGGATGGCTCTGAAAAGAACTACAAATTTAAAGACCTCTTTCCAGAGGCCTTTAATGCGGATCATTTACTAAAAAAATAG
- a CDS encoding Maf family protein, producing MNIILASSSIYRQELLGKTGLTFTCHPPHVDEESLTQTLLSQGASPLFVAEGLSKAKAQKVFSQIPSLPMTSSESLIIAGDQLLDFQGKILNKPMTHEVALQQLSLLNGKEHNLITAITLMAAHQVWHLNHVTRLKMKQLSADELQNYLLSDLPYDCAGSYRIEKQGIILFERIDCDDFSAIQGIPMIWLSNRLKEIGYEFFKRQT from the coding sequence ATGAATATCATACTGGCTAGCTCTTCTATTTACCGCCAAGAACTTCTTGGAAAAACAGGTCTGACTTTCACCTGCCACCCCCCTCATGTCGATGAAGAATCTCTGACGCAAACTCTTCTCAGCCAAGGCGCTTCACCTCTGTTTGTAGCGGAAGGACTTTCAAAAGCTAAAGCGCAAAAAGTCTTTTCACAAATACCTTCCTTGCCCATGACCTCTTCGGAATCTCTTATTATAGCCGGAGATCAGCTATTGGATTTTCAAGGAAAGATCCTCAATAAACCGATGACCCATGAAGTGGCCTTACAGCAACTGAGCTTACTGAATGGTAAAGAGCATAATCTTATTACGGCGATCACACTGATGGCAGCTCATCAAGTCTGGCATCTTAATCACGTCACCCGCTTGAAGATGAAACAACTCAGTGCCGACGAACTCCAGAACTACCTATTGAGCGACCTCCCCTACGACTGTGCCGGAAGCTATCGTATAGAAAAACAGGGGATTATTTTATTCGAACGTATTGATTGCGACGACTTTAGTGCCATACAAGGTATACCTATGATATGGTTGTCGAACCGACTTAAGGAGATAGGCTATGAATTCTTTAAAAGACAAACTTAA
- a CDS encoding Fur family transcriptional regulator has translation MLPRQNDQDIVRKQERYKEEDFKKIIRSMGLKITDQRLLIINCLHDSEAKSGERHVTAQELFEKVSKKDSNIGFATVYRFLRDLANKGFVTEVRMGGQSSRYELTTKEHHDHLTCTKCGKICEFENKKIEKLQVQVAEYFGFVLTNHILELYGICPSCQAKGE, from the coding sequence ATGCTGCCAAGGCAGAATGATCAGGACATCGTTAGAAAGCAAGAGCGTTACAAAGAAGAGGACTTCAAAAAGATCATCCGTTCGATGGGTTTGAAGATCACCGATCAAAGACTTTTAATCATTAACTGTTTACATGACTCTGAGGCTAAATCTGGCGAGCGCCATGTGACCGCTCAGGAGCTTTTTGAAAAAGTCTCTAAGAAAGATAGCAATATTGGTTTTGCGACGGTGTATCGCTTCCTACGTGATTTGGCGAACAAAGGCTTCGTAACTGAAGTTCGTATGGGCGGGCAATCTTCCCGCTACGAGCTGACAACCAAAGAGCATCACGATCACTTAACGTGCACTAAATGCGGTAAGATTTGTGAATTCGAGAATAAAAAAATCGAAAAGCTACAAGTTCAAGTTGCCGAGTATTTTGGCTTTGTTTTGACGAACCACATTCTTGAGCTTTATGGAATATGTCCATCTTGTCAGGCTAAGGGAGAATGA